The DNA segment CGTGCTCTCCACGGGGCAGGTGCAGGTGATGTCACCCACAGTGCGAAAGCGCACATCGCGCTGCACCACCTGCTCGCCATCCTTGGGCGGCGTCAGCGGCGTGACGGGCACCAGCAGACCCTTGCGCTCCACCACATCGCGCTGGTGCGTGTAGTAGAGGCTGGGCAGGGCGATCTGTTCGCGGTCGATGTACTGCCACACATCCAGCTCGGTCCAGTTGCTGATGGGGAAGACGCGGAAATGCTCCCCCTGTGCAATGCGGGTGTTGAACAGCGTCCACAGCTCGGGGCGCTGGGCCTTGGGCTGCCATTGGCCAAAGCTGTCGCGGTGGCTGAAGATGCGTTCCTTGGCACGGGCTTTTTCTTCGTCGCGGCGGGCACCGCCAATCAGCGCGTCAAAGCGGAATTCCTCGATCGCTTCGAGCAGCGTGACCGACTGGTGCACGTTGCGCGATTCGCCGGGGTGGGCCAGGCGCACCGTGCCGCGGGCCATGGAGTCTTCCACGCTGCGC comes from the Comamonas terrigena NBRC 13299 genome and includes:
- the cysD gene encoding sulfate adenylyltransferase subunit CysD → MNARVDTSVLSHLSNRHLDALEEETIFILREVAAAFERPALLFSGGKDSLVMLRCAEKAFGAGRIPYPLLMIDTGHNFPEVTDFRDFRAQELGAELIVRSVEDSMARGTVRLAHPGESRNVHQSVTLLEAIEEFRFDALIGGARRDEEKARAKERIFSHRDSFGQWQPKAQRPELWTLFNTRIAQGEHFRVFPISNWTELDVWQYIDREQIALPSLYYTHQRDVVERKGLLVPVTPLTPPKDGEQVVQRDVRFRTVGDITCTCPVESTAATAADIVVETLAADVSERGATRMDDKTSEASMEKRKKDGYF